Proteins from a single region of Terriglobia bacterium:
- a CDS encoding aminotransferase class I/II-fold pyridoxal phosphate-dependent enzyme, whose translation MSEPAKASVADATHCVHAGEERHGTNASLTTDIAQTSVFVMPSLDELRRYAEGKSKAYMYSRYANPTTTVAEQKIAALEGAEACVVTASGMAAELAIFMALCESGDEIVSMLDLYGGTTKLFQSVLPRFGIRTRLVPFTELDEIERYFSERTRLLFLETPTNPTLRCADIRKLAAIGQRHNAVVVVDNTFATPILQKPLALGADITIHSATKYLGGHNDLTAGAVAGSRQRLDTIREMVKFTGGCLDPLGSFLLIRGLKTLEIRVERACANARLIAEALRKHEQVGRVLYPGFADDPGHDIARRQMGDFGMMVSFETRGGGPAAEKFIDSLQLWYLATSLGGVESTVSYPLLSSHVGLTDEQLKLLDVSAATVRLSVGIEHPADLVADIEQALDRA comes from the coding sequence ATGTCGGAACCCGCAAAGGCGTCTGTAGCCGATGCCACTCATTGCGTCCATGCCGGCGAGGAGCGCCACGGCACCAACGCCAGCCTGACCACTGACATCGCACAGACTTCCGTGTTCGTCATGCCCAGCCTCGACGAGCTCCGGCGCTATGCCGAAGGCAAGTCGAAAGCCTACATGTATTCGCGCTACGCCAACCCGACCACCACGGTGGCGGAGCAGAAGATCGCCGCGCTGGAAGGCGCCGAAGCCTGCGTGGTCACCGCGAGCGGCATGGCGGCGGAACTGGCGATATTCATGGCATTGTGCGAATCCGGCGATGAAATCGTCTCCATGCTCGATCTCTACGGCGGCACCACCAAGCTGTTCCAGAGCGTGCTGCCGCGCTTCGGCATCCGCACCCGCCTGGTGCCGTTTACCGAGCTCGATGAGATCGAGCGCTATTTCTCCGAGCGGACGCGCCTGTTGTTTCTGGAAACGCCGACGAACCCGACGCTGCGTTGCGCCGATATCCGCAAGCTCGCTGCAATCGGGCAGCGACACAACGCGGTGGTCGTGGTGGACAATACCTTCGCCACGCCCATCCTGCAGAAGCCCCTCGCGCTCGGCGCCGACATCACCATCCATTCGGCGACCAAATATCTCGGGGGGCATAACGACCTGACCGCAGGCGCCGTCGCCGGGTCGCGCCAGAGGTTGGACACGATTCGCGAAATGGTGAAGTTCACCGGCGGTTGCCTGGATCCGCTGGGCTCGTTCTTGCTTATCCGAGGCCTTAAGACGCTGGAGATCCGCGTCGAGCGCGCCTGCGCGAACGCGCGCCTCATCGCCGAAGCGCTGCGCAAGCACGAGCAAGTAGGGCGCGTGCTTTATCCCGGCTTCGCCGACGATCCCGGCCACGACATAGCTCGCCGCCAGATGGGCGATTTTGGCATGATGGTTTCGTTTGAAACCAGGGGCGGCGGACCGGCAGCCGAGAAATTCATTGATTCGCTCCAGCTGTGGTACCTGGCGACCAGCCTGGGCGGTGTTGAGTCCACCGTTTCTTATCCGCTCCTTTCGTCTCACGTGGGGCTCACAGACGAGCAACTGAAGCTGCTCGATGTCTCGGCGGCAACGGTGAGGCTCTCGGTGGGCATCGAACATCCAGCCGATCTAGTGGCCGACATTGAGCAGGCCTTGGACCGCGCTTGA